Proteins co-encoded in one Xanthomonas campestris pv. badrii genomic window:
- a CDS encoding Lrp/AsnC ligand binding domain-containing protein, whose translation MATRARELDKIDRKILRILQQEGRISFTELGERVGLSTTPCTERVRRLERDGAITGYYARLDPHYLKASLLVFVEISLAYKSGDIFEEFRRAALKLPNVLECHLVSGDFDYLLKARISEMASYRKLLGSTLLTLPHVRESKSYIVMEEVKETLALPIEG comes from the coding sequence ATGGCTACCCGCGCGCGCGAACTGGACAAGATCGACCGCAAGATCCTGCGCATCCTGCAGCAGGAGGGGCGGATTTCGTTCACCGAACTGGGCGAACGCGTCGGTCTGTCGACCACCCCGTGCACCGAGCGCGTGCGCCGGCTGGAGCGCGACGGCGCCATCACCGGCTACTACGCGCGGCTGGACCCGCACTACCTCAAGGCCAGCCTGCTGGTGTTCGTGGAGATCAGCCTGGCCTACAAGTCCGGCGACATCTTCGAAGAATTCCGCCGCGCCGCGCTGAAGCTGCCCAACGTGCTGGAATGCCATCTGGTCTCCGGCGATTTCGACTACCTGCTCAAGGCGCGTATCAGCGAAATGGCGTCCTACCGCAAGTTGCTCGGCAGCACCTTGCTGACCTTGCCGCATGTGCGCGAATCCAAGAGCTACATCGTGATGGAAGAGGTCAAGGAGACCCTGGCGTTGCCGATTGAGGGCTGA
- the motA gene encoding flagellar motor stator protein MotA codes for MLIIVGFIVVIVSVLGGYVLSHGKLGALWQPYELMIIGGAALGAFLVSTPGKIVKETLSGIMGVFKGPQYKSDDYKDTLSLIYELLNKARRDGFMALEDHVEKPQDSTIFGNYPKVVADHHLLDFITDCLRLMIGSNIEPHELEPLLELELEKHHHEALAPSHALSKVSDGLPGFGIVAAVLGIVITMGSIGGPIEEIGHHVGAALVGTFLGILLAYGFVSPLSAAMEARAEQDGRIYEAVKTALLACLRGYNPKIALEFARKTLPSNVRPSFGDFETHLKTIK; via the coding sequence ATGCTCATCATCGTTGGCTTCATCGTCGTCATCGTCAGCGTCCTCGGCGGCTATGTGCTGTCGCACGGAAAGCTGGGCGCGTTGTGGCAACCCTACGAGCTGATGATCATCGGTGGCGCGGCGCTGGGCGCGTTCCTGGTCAGCACGCCGGGCAAGATCGTCAAGGAAACCCTCAGCGGCATCATGGGCGTGTTCAAGGGCCCGCAATACAAGTCCGACGACTACAAGGACACCTTGAGCCTGATCTACGAGCTGTTGAACAAGGCCCGCCGCGACGGCTTCATGGCGCTGGAAGACCACGTCGAGAAACCGCAGGACAGCACCATCTTTGGCAACTACCCCAAGGTGGTGGCCGACCATCACCTGCTGGACTTCATCACCGACTGCCTGCGCCTGATGATCGGCAGCAACATCGAGCCGCACGAGCTGGAACCGCTGCTCGAACTGGAACTGGAAAAACACCATCACGAAGCCCTGGCGCCATCGCATGCGCTGAGCAAGGTGTCCGACGGCCTGCCCGGCTTCGGCATCGTGGCCGCGGTGCTGGGCATCGTGATCACCATGGGCTCGATCGGCGGGCCGATCGAAGAGATCGGCCACCACGTCGGTGCCGCGCTGGTCGGCACCTTCCTCGGCATCCTGCTGGCGTATGGCTTCGTGTCGCCATTGTCGGCGGCGATGGAAGCGCGCGCCGAACAGGACGGGCGCATCTACGAAGCGGTCAAGACCGCGTTGCTGGCCTGCCTGCGTGGCTACAACCCGAAGATTGCGCTGGAATTCGCGCGCAAGACCCTGCCCTCCAACGTGCGCCCGAGCTTCGGTGATTTCGAAACGCACCTGAAGACGATCAAGTAG
- a CDS encoding DUF4031 domain-containing protein — translation MAVYVDDAVHLWRDQRWAHLLGDTLDELHAMAARLGIPRRAFQNKLSGAHYDVPSPLRAEAIALGAIPISRHTDRTLLKALIANARAQARGEVP, via the coding sequence ATGGCCGTCTACGTCGACGATGCAGTGCACCTGTGGCGCGATCAGCGCTGGGCGCACCTGCTCGGCGACACCCTGGACGAGCTGCATGCCATGGCGGCGCGGTTGGGCATCCCCCGCCGCGCCTTCCAGAACAAACTCAGCGGCGCGCACTACGACGTACCCTCTCCGCTGCGCGCCGAGGCGATCGCCCTGGGCGCCATTCCCATTTCCCGCCACACCGACCGTACACTGCTCAAGGCCTTGATCGCCAACGCGCGAGCGCAGGCGCGGGGCGAGGTGCCGTAA
- the motB gene encoding flagellar motor protein MotB, which produces MAEAKSTVIIRRVKKVQGGGHHGGAWKVAFADFVTAMMAFFLVLWLMAATTKEQRAAISEYFRNPSPLSGKSPAPSPGMNGPGGASTSMIKLGGTADMAKGQKDEMGRKRDNAADTDVDSRAKDKRRLEALMQDLKEAIDKSQALEPFKDQLLLDLTPDGLRIQIVDKQNRPMFDIGRDQLKPYTVDILRELASFINQVPNRISITGHTDTTAYSSDAGYTNWELSADRANAARRALVGGGMSDAKVTRVVGLSSSVLFDKTDPQNPVNRRISIVVMTQDAEQAALAGAGQGVALGKPIPDADTHVPDLSGAAATGTATVGKPADGAAPTTTAPAPAPAATAAAAPRAGAPRVSSSAQVASAAALARAAEAAVAAPRVAVEAAPSTQ; this is translated from the coding sequence ATGGCCGAGGCCAAATCCACCGTCATCATCCGACGGGTCAAGAAGGTGCAGGGCGGCGGCCACCATGGCGGCGCCTGGAAGGTGGCCTTTGCCGACTTCGTAACCGCGATGATGGCCTTCTTCCTGGTGCTGTGGCTGATGGCGGCCACCACCAAGGAACAGCGCGCGGCGATCTCCGAATACTTCCGCAATCCCAGCCCGCTGTCCGGCAAGTCGCCGGCGCCCTCGCCCGGCATGAACGGCCCCGGCGGCGCCAGCACCTCGATGATCAAGCTCGGCGGCACCGCCGACATGGCCAAGGGGCAGAAGGACGAAATGGGCCGCAAGCGCGACAACGCGGCCGACACCGACGTGGACAGCCGTGCCAAGGACAAGCGGCGCCTGGAAGCGCTGATGCAGGACCTGAAGGAAGCCATCGACAAGAGCCAGGCGCTGGAGCCGTTCAAGGACCAGTTGCTGCTGGACCTCACGCCCGATGGCCTGCGCATCCAGATCGTGGACAAACAGAACCGCCCGATGTTCGACATCGGCCGCGACCAGCTCAAGCCGTACACGGTGGACATCCTGCGCGAGCTGGCCAGCTTCATCAATCAGGTGCCCAACCGCATCAGCATCACCGGCCATACCGACACCACCGCCTACAGCAGCGATGCCGGCTACACCAACTGGGAACTCAGCGCAGACCGCGCCAACGCCGCGCGCCGCGCGCTGGTGGGCGGGGGCATGTCCGATGCCAAGGTCACGCGCGTGGTGGGCTTGTCCTCGTCGGTGCTGTTCGACAAGACCGACCCGCAGAACCCGGTGAACCGCCGCATCAGCATCGTGGTGATGACCCAGGACGCCGAGCAGGCCGCGCTCGCCGGTGCCGGCCAGGGCGTGGCACTGGGCAAGCCGATTCCGGATGCGGACACCCATGTGCCCGACCTGAGCGGCGCGGCGGCCACCGGCACCGCAACCGTGGGCAAGCCCGCAGACGGCGCCGCGCCGACCACGACCGCACCGGCACCAGCACCGGCAGCGACCGCCGCCGCCGCGCCGCGCGCTGGCGCACCGCGGGTGTCCTCCAGTGCCCAGGTGGCCTCGGCCGCCGCGCTCGCCAGGGCGGCCGAAGCGGCCGTCGCCGCACCGCGAGTGGCAGTGGAAGCCGCGCCGTCTACGCAGTGA
- a CDS encoding response regulator transcription factor, whose protein sequence is MRIAVLEDDDVLRDDILIPGLQEFGFSVSGAGTAGALYRLMLEQTFDMVVLDLGLPDESGLSVVAHLRSLFNALGIVVLTGNRGRADHVHALSSGADAFLRKPADPEILALTLRNLARRLRPNDASTAAKPAWRLESDGWCLVAPDARIVVLTSLERCLMRCLDAQRGQAVERNALVAALEKHASDFDLHRLEMLIHRLRRKAARITAIDAPPFPLLSSRGMGYLLAN, encoded by the coding sequence TTGCGCATCGCCGTACTCGAGGACGACGACGTGCTGCGCGACGACATCCTGATTCCGGGATTGCAGGAATTCGGCTTTTCGGTCAGTGGTGCCGGCACGGCCGGGGCGTTGTATCGGCTGATGCTGGAGCAGACCTTCGACATGGTCGTGCTCGACCTCGGGCTTCCGGACGAGAGCGGCCTGAGCGTGGTGGCGCATCTGCGGTCGCTATTCAACGCTCTGGGTATCGTGGTACTCACCGGCAACCGTGGGCGCGCCGATCATGTGCATGCGCTCAGCAGCGGTGCCGATGCGTTCCTGCGCAAGCCGGCCGACCCGGAGATCCTGGCGCTGACCCTGCGCAACCTGGCGCGGCGCTTGCGGCCCAACGACGCCAGCACGGCGGCGAAGCCGGCATGGCGACTGGAATCGGACGGTTGGTGCCTGGTGGCGCCGGATGCGCGGATTGTCGTGCTGACCTCGCTCGAACGCTGCCTGATGCGCTGCCTGGATGCACAGCGAGGCCAGGCGGTGGAGCGCAACGCACTGGTGGCGGCGCTGGAAAAGCACGCCAGCGATTTCGATCTGCACCGTCTGGAAATGCTCATCCATCGCCTGCGGCGCAAGGCCGCCCGCATTACCGCTATAGATGCGCCACCATTCCCGCTGCTGTCCTCGCGCGGAATGGGTTATCTGCTGGCCAACTGA
- a CDS encoding hybrid sensor histidine kinase/response regulator has translation MVSDLSTSSPSPDLAAALPAAIAEPFLDPGMYHEIFHNIDAGFCVIDLVFDGDHAVDYIIRMTNGAFERYTGLSNALNVSIRNMLPEHEQEWFDRYGQVARTGNRIHFEMQAKALRRWYSVDAFRVGQPEQARVAVLFMDITERKRVERELAESEARFSALADGLPMPVWVLDAQGVVRFVNSAYGEFFGLDISSGTVSAWSELLHPDDLPIFQFELSAALEDQRGLRALVRARRHDGQWRWIEMTATPRYSADGRFIGLAGSSPDVTEQREIELAREQLLESERSARNEAESMARLKDEFLATLSHELRTPLTTILGWSELLLQRVEEGHANYKGLSVIASSARAQKRLISDMLDLSSMLLGKVQLEVESLDLAEQVREALNTQELAAEGKDQVLQLHAPSTPCLVLGDATRLQQVLWNLLSNAIKFTPAHGRIDVSIERDDGHLLVAVRDSGDGIAAEFLPHLFGRFRQADGTTTRQHGGLGLGLAIVQQLVEMHGGQVGASSGGRGKGATFTVRLPEHVPDQGKRPRRELRRRLMSEQIVEARALSGLRLLAVEDQPDMLDYLRRLLEEQGAEVVTAGSATDALALIDHRGHARFDVMLTDIGMPGMDGYGLIRTVRENLGLDARALPAVAVTALARDDDRKRALDSGFQEHLAKPYSVAQLVTAVRAAREAAE, from the coding sequence GTGGTTTCCGATTTGAGCACTTCCAGCCCCAGCCCCGATCTGGCCGCCGCGTTGCCGGCCGCCATCGCCGAGCCCTTCCTCGACCCGGGGATGTATCACGAGATCTTTCACAATATCGATGCCGGCTTCTGCGTCATCGATCTGGTGTTTGATGGTGACCATGCGGTTGACTACATCATCCGGATGACCAATGGCGCCTTCGAGCGCTACACGGGGCTGTCGAACGCATTGAATGTGTCCATCCGCAACATGCTGCCCGAGCATGAGCAGGAATGGTTCGACCGCTACGGGCAGGTGGCCCGCACCGGCAACCGCATCCACTTCGAAATGCAGGCCAAGGCGTTGCGCCGCTGGTACTCGGTGGACGCGTTCCGGGTGGGGCAGCCGGAACAGGCACGGGTGGCGGTGTTGTTCATGGACATCACCGAGCGCAAGCGCGTGGAGCGCGAGCTGGCCGAAAGCGAGGCGCGCTTCAGCGCGTTGGCCGACGGGCTGCCGATGCCGGTCTGGGTGCTGGATGCGCAGGGCGTGGTGCGCTTCGTCAACAGCGCCTACGGCGAATTCTTCGGCCTGGATATCTCCAGCGGCACGGTGTCGGCGTGGAGCGAGCTGCTGCATCCGGACGACCTGCCGATCTTCCAGTTCGAGCTGTCTGCCGCACTGGAGGATCAGCGCGGGCTGCGTGCGCTGGTGCGCGCGCGCCGTCACGACGGCCAGTGGCGCTGGATCGAAATGACCGCCACCCCGCGCTATTCGGCCGACGGGCGCTTCATTGGCCTGGCCGGCAGCAGCCCGGACGTGACCGAGCAGCGCGAGATCGAACTGGCGCGTGAGCAGCTGCTCGAATCCGAGCGCAGCGCACGTAACGAAGCCGAAAGCATGGCGCGGCTCAAGGACGAGTTCCTGGCCACCTTGTCGCACGAGCTGCGCACGCCGCTGACCACCATCCTGGGCTGGAGCGAGTTGCTGCTGCAGCGGGTCGAGGAAGGGCACGCCAACTACAAGGGCCTGTCGGTGATCGCCAGCAGCGCACGCGCGCAGAAGCGGCTGATCTCGGACATGCTCGATCTGAGCAGCATGTTGCTGGGCAAGGTGCAGCTGGAAGTCGAATCGCTGGATCTGGCCGAGCAGGTGCGCGAAGCGCTCAATACCCAGGAATTGGCCGCCGAGGGCAAGGACCAGGTCCTGCAACTGCATGCGCCGTCCACGCCGTGCCTGGTGCTGGGCGATGCCACGCGACTGCAGCAGGTGCTGTGGAACCTGCTCTCCAACGCGATCAAGTTCACTCCGGCACATGGCCGCATCGATGTCAGCATCGAGCGCGACGACGGCCATCTGCTGGTGGCGGTGCGCGATTCCGGCGACGGCATCGCCGCCGAATTCCTGCCGCATCTGTTCGGGCGGTTCCGTCAGGCCGACGGCACCACCACGCGGCAGCATGGCGGGCTGGGCCTGGGCCTGGCGATCGTGCAGCAGCTGGTGGAAATGCATGGTGGCCAGGTCGGCGCAAGCAGTGGCGGCCGCGGCAAGGGCGCCACCTTCACCGTGCGCCTGCCCGAACATGTGCCCGACCAGGGCAAACGGCCGCGGCGCGAGTTGCGCCGGCGCCTGATGTCCGAACAGATCGTCGAGGCGCGCGCGCTCAGTGGCTTGCGCCTGCTGGCAGTGGAAGATCAGCCGGACATGCTCGATTACCTGCGCCGGCTGCTCGAAGAGCAGGGCGCGGAGGTCGTCACCGCCGGTAGCGCCACCGATGCGCTGGCCTTGATCGATCATCGTGGCCACGCGCGCTTCGATGTGATGCTGACCGATATCGGCATGCCCGGCATGGATGGCTACGGCCTGATCCGGACCGTGCGCGAAAACCTGGGCCTGGACGCGCGTGCCTTGCCGGCGGTGGCCGTCACCGCACTGGCCCGCGATGACGACCGCAAGCGCGCGCTGGATTCGGGCTTTCAGGAGCATCTGGCCAAGCCGTATAGCGTGGCGCAGCTGGTCACTGCAGTGCGCGCGGCGCGCGAAGCGGCCGAGTAA
- the msrB gene encoding peptide-methionine (R)-S-oxide reductase MsrB has product MSQFDLTPPSPAQRDALIAGLSDEEQRVLLHHGTEAPFCGVFLDNKLEGVYTCRLCGLPLFRSSAKFDSGTGWPSFFAPYDAAHVREIRDTSYGMIRTEIVCARCDSHLGHVFPDGPPPTGERHCLNSVSLGFTENGQPLPNPLQRAGAEAQPA; this is encoded by the coding sequence ATGAGCCAGTTCGATCTCACCCCGCCCTCCCCCGCCCAGCGCGACGCCCTGATCGCCGGGCTCAGCGACGAGGAACAGCGCGTACTGCTGCACCACGGCACCGAGGCGCCGTTCTGCGGGGTGTTCCTGGACAACAAACTGGAGGGCGTCTATACCTGCCGCCTGTGCGGGTTGCCGCTGTTCCGCTCCAGCGCCAAGTTCGATTCCGGCACCGGTTGGCCGAGCTTCTTCGCGCCCTACGATGCCGCGCATGTGCGCGAGATCCGCGATACCAGCTACGGCATGATCCGCACCGAGATCGTCTGCGCGCGCTGCGACAGTCACCTAGGGCATGTGTTCCCGGATGGCCCGCCGCCGACCGGGGAGCGCCATTGCCTCAACTCGGTGTCGCTGGGTTTCACCGAAAACGGCCAGCCGCTGCCCAACCCGCTACAGCGCGCAGGCGCCGAGGCACAGCCGGCCTGA
- a CDS encoding D-amino acid dehydrogenase, with translation MRVLILGSGVIGTTSAWYLAQAGCEVTVVDRQPAAALETSYANAGQLSFGYTSPWAAPGVPGKAVKWLFEQHAPLSIRPTRDLRQLAWLSQMLRNCTAERYAVNKARMVRMSDYSRDCLNALRADTGIEFEGRQLGTTQLFRTQQQLDAAAQDIEVLAQYGVPYELLSPAQISQYEPGLAGGGAQMAGALRLPEDQTGDCRLFTQRLAELAAQAGVQFRYGQQIERLQHAGGEITGVQIDGRIETADRYVLALGSYSADLLLSLGLHLPVYPLKGYSLTIPIVDAQRAPTSTVLDESYKIALTRFDDRIRVGGMAEVAGFDLSLNPRRRATLEMVVNELFPGGGDLAQAEFWTGLRPATPDGTPVVGATPFANLFLNTGHGTLGWTMACGSGRYLADLMQGRTPEIDTEGLDVFRYLSPRSARPQREAA, from the coding sequence ATGCGGGTGCTCATTCTCGGTAGCGGCGTCATCGGCACCACCAGCGCGTGGTATCTGGCTCAGGCCGGCTGCGAGGTCACCGTGGTCGATCGCCAACCGGCAGCGGCGCTGGAGACCAGCTACGCCAATGCCGGCCAGCTGTCGTTCGGCTACACCTCGCCGTGGGCCGCACCCGGCGTGCCCGGCAAGGCGGTGAAGTGGCTGTTCGAACAGCATGCGCCGCTGTCGATCCGCCCCACCCGCGACCTGCGCCAGTTGGCGTGGCTGAGCCAGATGCTGCGCAACTGCACCGCCGAGCGGTATGCGGTGAACAAGGCGCGCATGGTGCGCATGTCCGACTACAGCCGCGACTGCCTCAATGCATTGCGTGCCGACACCGGCATCGAATTCGAAGGTCGCCAGCTTGGCACTACCCAACTGTTCCGCACCCAGCAGCAGCTCGATGCGGCCGCGCAGGACATCGAGGTGCTGGCCCAGTACGGCGTGCCGTACGAGCTGCTGAGCCCTGCGCAGATCTCCCAGTACGAACCCGGGCTGGCCGGCGGCGGCGCGCAGATGGCCGGCGCGCTGCGCCTGCCCGAAGACCAGACCGGCGACTGCCGGCTGTTCACCCAGCGCCTGGCCGAGCTGGCCGCGCAGGCCGGGGTGCAGTTCCGCTATGGGCAGCAGATCGAGCGGCTGCAGCATGCCGGCGGTGAGATCACCGGCGTGCAGATCGATGGCCGCATCGAGACCGCCGACCGCTACGTGCTGGCGCTGGGCAGCTATTCGGCCGACCTGCTGCTCTCGCTCGGCCTGCATCTGCCTGTGTATCCGCTCAAGGGCTATTCGCTCACCATCCCGATCGTCGATGCGCAACGCGCGCCGACCTCCACCGTGCTGGACGAGAGCTACAAGATCGCGCTCACCCGTTTCGACGACCGCATCCGCGTCGGCGGCATGGCCGAGGTGGCCGGCTTCGATCTGTCGTTGAATCCGCGTCGTCGCGCCACCCTGGAGATGGTGGTCAACGAGCTGTTCCCCGGCGGCGGCGATCTGGCCCAGGCCGAGTTCTGGACCGGCCTGCGCCCGGCCACCCCGGATGGCACCCCGGTGGTGGGCGCCACCCCGTTCGCCAACCTGTTCCTCAATACCGGCCACGGCACGCTGGGCTGGACCATGGCCTGCGGCTCCGGACGCTACCTGGCCGACCTGATGCAGGGCCGCACGCCCGAGATCGATACCGAGGGGCTGGACGTGTTCCGCTACCTGTCCCCACGCAGCGCGCGCCCGCAACGGGAGGCCGCGTAG
- a CDS encoding sensor histidine kinase, with amino-acid sequence MRWNKHPIDRRQIAFLQVLLIAIALYNLGDVGFFLYVAGPNRLHARPDLACALVGTVLTALGALASVPLIRSGRSAIGVKVFITAALIGTFVTYVRVDVYDLITNPMPVIALVLAGMVLGRDGLWRVFAMLAAVCLLALAVQVVWFPPPRSTWGNVGLGVVTVAVYLLITLVLDRTIAALRDSLVQSERRRCELEAVNRKLLREMAERERVQEQLLHTQKMEALGRLASGVAHDFDNLINVIIGFAQRRDALEGYGEAPLLKTLENIEAASRRALTVSRRILNFGRAEPGIARLFDARNALLEMEPTLRQLFGHEVRLHSIAPGPPLWIAMDLDELELALLNIAANARDAMDGPGVFRIDGDQHDGMVMLALSDTGPGIPEALLGRILEPFYTTKSPGKGTGLGLSVVNEIVIAAGGRVEVGNTQGGACIRLLLPAAAAPLRSDQLASR; translated from the coding sequence ATGCGCTGGAACAAGCATCCGATCGACCGACGCCAGATCGCTTTCCTGCAGGTGCTGCTGATTGCGATCGCGCTGTACAACCTGGGCGATGTCGGGTTCTTTCTGTACGTTGCCGGGCCGAATCGGTTGCATGCCCGGCCCGATCTTGCCTGCGCGTTGGTCGGCACCGTGCTCACGGCGCTGGGCGCGTTGGCGAGTGTGCCGCTGATCCGGAGCGGCCGCAGTGCGATCGGGGTCAAGGTCTTCATTACGGCGGCATTGATCGGCACATTCGTCACCTATGTACGGGTCGATGTCTACGATCTGATCACCAATCCGATGCCGGTGATCGCATTGGTGCTGGCCGGCATGGTGCTGGGACGCGACGGCCTGTGGCGCGTGTTTGCGATGTTGGCGGCGGTGTGTCTGCTGGCGCTTGCCGTGCAGGTAGTGTGGTTCCCGCCGCCGCGTTCGACCTGGGGCAACGTCGGCCTGGGTGTCGTTACCGTCGCGGTCTATCTGTTGATCACCCTGGTGCTCGATCGCACCATCGCCGCGCTGCGCGACAGTCTGGTGCAGTCGGAGCGGCGCAGGTGCGAGCTGGAGGCGGTCAATCGCAAGTTGCTGCGCGAAATGGCCGAGCGCGAGCGTGTCCAGGAACAGCTGCTGCACACGCAGAAGATGGAGGCGCTGGGCCGCCTTGCCTCCGGCGTCGCACACGACTTCGACAACCTCATCAACGTCATCATCGGGTTTGCGCAACGCCGCGATGCCTTGGAAGGCTACGGCGAGGCCCCGCTGCTCAAGACCCTGGAAAACATCGAGGCTGCCTCGCGGCGCGCGTTGACCGTCAGCCGCAGGATCCTCAACTTCGGCCGCGCCGAACCCGGCATCGCGCGGTTATTCGACGCGCGCAATGCATTGCTGGAGATGGAGCCCACGCTGCGGCAATTGTTCGGGCACGAGGTGAGGTTGCACAGCATCGCGCCTGGCCCGCCGCTGTGGATCGCAATGGACCTGGACGAACTGGAGTTGGCGCTGCTCAACATCGCCGCCAACGCACGCGATGCGATGGACGGCCCCGGGGTTTTCCGTATCGATGGCGACCAACACGACGGCATGGTCATGCTGGCGCTGTCGGACACCGGCCCGGGTATTCCCGAAGCGTTGCTCGGGCGTATTCTGGAGCCGTTCTACACCACCAAATCGCCTGGCAAAGGCACCGGCCTGGGGCTGTCGGTGGTCAACGAAATCGTCATTGCGGCGGGTGGGCGCGTTGAGGTCGGCAACACGCAAGGCGGCGCTTGCATCCGGCTGCTGCTACCAGCGGCGGCAGCGCCGCTGCGATCCGATCAGTTGGCCAGCAGATAA
- a CDS encoding DUF3247 family protein encodes MPKYAPHVYTEQVQIATLEHWVSLLGGQERVRVELDDGSLLSGTVAVRPSIQTYLDDSDNEGLNGQLRLDQLDASQEPHWIWMDRIVAVHPLPPGADPRGA; translated from the coding sequence ATGCCCAAGTACGCCCCCCACGTGTATACCGAACAAGTGCAGATCGCCACCCTGGAGCATTGGGTCTCCCTGCTAGGGGGCCAGGAGCGGGTACGCGTCGAACTCGACGACGGCAGCCTGCTGAGCGGCACTGTTGCGGTGCGCCCCAGCATCCAGACCTATCTCGACGACAGCGATAACGAGGGCCTCAATGGCCAGCTGCGTCTGGATCAACTGGATGCGTCGCAGGAACCCCACTGGATCTGGATGGACCGTATCGTGGCCGTGCATCCGCTGCCGCCGGGTGCAGATCCACGCGGCGCCTGA
- a CDS encoding DUF3016 domain-containing protein yields the protein MKRSSVSGAGLLLAGLLAATGVQARVRTVTDPQAPRALASDGKVDVRWTDPAEFSDIRFSGNRWEAQRGDWVTQLATHFQQSAARQLPEGQHLSVTITDIRRAGQYEPWHGPRLQDVRVVKDIYPPRLSFTYTLTTADGRVIDQGERKLVDSAFLMSGPRLTDSDPLRFEKAMIDDWLRKQFRGDRSTAGL from the coding sequence ATGAAACGTTCCAGTGTTTCCGGCGCCGGCCTGTTGCTGGCAGGGTTGCTTGCCGCTACCGGCGTTCAGGCCCGCGTCCGCACCGTCACCGACCCGCAGGCGCCACGGGCGCTGGCCAGCGATGGCAAGGTGGATGTGCGCTGGACCGACCCGGCCGAGTTTTCCGATATCCGTTTCAGCGGCAATCGCTGGGAAGCGCAGCGCGGCGATTGGGTCACCCAGCTGGCGACCCATTTCCAGCAAAGCGCCGCGCGCCAGCTGCCCGAGGGCCAGCATTTGAGCGTGACCATCACCGACATCCGCCGCGCTGGCCAGTACGAGCCCTGGCATGGCCCGCGCCTGCAGGATGTGCGCGTGGTCAAGGACATCTATCCGCCGCGCCTGAGTTTCACCTACACGCTCACCACCGCCGATGGCCGGGTGATCGACCAGGGCGAGCGGAAACTGGTGGATTCCGCGTTCCTGATGAGCGGCCCGCGGCTGACCGACAGCGATCCGCTGCGCTTTGAGAAAGCGATGATCGACGACTGGCTGCGTAAACAGTTTCGTGGCGATCGCAGTACGGCTGGGTTGTGA